The following are encoded together in the Xanthomonas sacchari genome:
- a CDS encoding HNH endonuclease, translating to METDTTTLGLIDTGACGASAAVPSPAASPSHLPSVRLLSLDAHGRVLDWINWQDAACLYARGAVAWTLGEPCMHIHGGISRASGERSVLELHPIIAARGHAHARALDPTPTLTNTALFARDAQLCLYCGQQFSRPQLTRDHVLPVSKGGRDIWENVVTACFHCNSRKGNRTPQQASMPLLAVPYRPSWIEHLILSNRNILADQMSFLKAQLPKRSKLSL from the coding sequence ATGGAGACAGACACAACAACGCTTGGTCTGATCGATACCGGGGCCTGCGGCGCCTCGGCCGCGGTCCCGTCGCCTGCGGCGTCCCCTTCCCACCTGCCTTCGGTCCGGCTGCTGTCGCTGGACGCGCATGGCCGCGTGCTGGACTGGATCAACTGGCAGGACGCGGCCTGTCTGTATGCGCGTGGCGCGGTCGCCTGGACCCTCGGCGAGCCGTGCATGCACATCCATGGCGGCATCAGCCGCGCCAGCGGCGAGCGCAGCGTGCTGGAGCTGCATCCGATCATCGCCGCGCGCGGCCACGCGCATGCGCGTGCGCTCGACCCCACTCCGACCCTGACCAATACCGCGCTGTTCGCCCGCGACGCGCAGCTGTGCCTGTATTGCGGCCAGCAGTTCAGCCGCCCGCAACTGACGCGCGACCACGTGCTGCCGGTGTCCAAGGGCGGCCGCGACATCTGGGAGAACGTGGTTACCGCGTGCTTCCACTGCAATTCGCGCAAGGGCAACCGCACCCCGCAGCAGGCGTCGATGCCGTTGCTGGCGGTGCCGTATCGGCCAAGCTGGATCGAGCATCTGATCCTGTCCAACCGCAACATCCTGGCCGACCAGATGTCGTTCCTGAAGGCGCAGTTGCCGAAGCGCTCCAAGCTCTCGTTATAG
- a CDS encoding serine/threonine-protein kinase, whose amino-acid sequence MSDAATATGLYAQENLTPGEVLAGRFRIERLLGIGGMGLVYLAHDQALGIDVAVKLLRPELAQRPQAFARFRQELLLARQVSSPHVVRIHDLAEHAGRWLISMDYVDGESLEARLQREERLDVDTALRIAGGIARGLQAAHARGVVHRDLKPANILLQRDGDALISDFGVACSMASSGLGATLGNVIGTPAYLSPEQARGDALDPRSDLYALGLILYEMLAGQVPFAGGTLSETLAQRMLREPPPVDRLRADVPAWLVRLLQRLLRPQPRDRLQNAGEVIVAIERRQLPRDRRRWRRVGLGLAATLAGAALLGAGAWQWQAQRTSAPPLAAVEPLPRLLVLPLAGDPASAEQRLALGAWLRGSLGETLTVVDDERTRQALRQYDPTGQAPLDVKALRRLASAQRVLQPSLQRQGAGWRLQALLHPPSGAAQHIDGPTATDPAAAYAAWLPIASKALLADGAALPDDLPAPAALQAYARGLAARQRDDSAQALQQFAAASAQAPQSAPLRLAEVVAAQAIGEEQKAREALDARAPVAPARRRTLALLAALRLEAEDDLAAADRAWQVLATARPDDSVVQLQVARVQAQTGHLDAARDRLRTLAQRDPDDPRLWLALGKLAILSGNAATAVDEDLLRAQLLFRRGRDLYGEAETVNALGVGYGRLGLAQQAQAQYLRAVELRRQVGNRRGVATSLRNLAGTLSIGGAFAEAEQKLQQAQALYAELGDRDGQAAAANELGLLAEERGDYPQALQAFRGALSAWRALGDAHGVAETLNNIGFAHFQLGDLDSAQAFWEQAARAYADLNDATGRVRTAQNLGLLATARGHWAQAQSLLTQALREAERHQMLEEVAVSRRNLAELAFWQGQRAVALTELDQAQRLFQQSRDQRGQTDIALLRAQVWLALDDPAQARLALQQVQRQAPASVSSEQRAGAALLQAQLDERDGNAAAAAASLRQAEALARASGTRLLQLQVQVRAAHDEPALAALEGDVARLGNAGLRLRYLQQALRYGAADQVAARYAQAQALLLRGSPLFAATLHAQAAQRLEALGDHAAAQRARRAAAQAADGSSVARAGTTP is encoded by the coding sequence ATGAGCGACGCGGCCACCGCCACCGGCCTGTATGCGCAGGAAAATCTGACCCCGGGCGAGGTGCTGGCCGGCCGCTTCCGCATCGAACGCCTGCTCGGCATCGGCGGCATGGGCCTGGTGTACCTGGCCCACGACCAGGCGCTGGGCATCGACGTGGCGGTGAAGCTGCTGCGCCCGGAACTGGCGCAACGGCCGCAGGCGTTCGCCCGCTTCCGCCAGGAACTGCTGCTGGCACGGCAGGTGTCCAGCCCGCACGTGGTGCGCATCCACGACCTGGCCGAGCACGCCGGGCGCTGGCTGATCAGCATGGACTACGTGGACGGCGAATCGCTGGAAGCGCGGCTGCAGCGCGAGGAACGGCTGGATGTCGACACCGCCCTGCGCATCGCCGGCGGCATCGCCCGCGGCCTGCAGGCGGCGCATGCGCGCGGCGTCGTGCACCGCGACCTCAAGCCGGCCAACATCCTGCTGCAGCGCGACGGCGATGCGCTGATCAGCGACTTCGGCGTGGCCTGTTCGATGGCCAGCAGCGGCCTCGGCGCGACCCTGGGCAATGTCATCGGCACGCCCGCCTACCTGTCGCCGGAACAGGCGCGCGGCGATGCGCTCGACCCGCGCAGCGACCTCTACGCGCTGGGCCTGATCCTGTACGAGATGCTCGCCGGGCAGGTGCCGTTCGCCGGCGGCACCCTGTCCGAGACCCTGGCCCAGCGCATGCTGCGCGAGCCGCCGCCAGTGGACCGGCTGCGCGCGGACGTACCGGCCTGGCTGGTGCGGCTGCTGCAGCGGCTGCTGCGCCCGCAGCCGCGCGATCGGCTGCAGAATGCTGGCGAGGTGATCGTGGCGATCGAGCGCCGGCAACTGCCGCGCGATCGCCGTCGCTGGCGCCGGGTCGGCCTGGGCCTGGCCGCGACCCTGGCCGGCGCCGCCCTGCTCGGCGCCGGCGCCTGGCAATGGCAGGCGCAACGCACCAGTGCGCCGCCGCTGGCGGCCGTGGAGCCGTTGCCGCGCCTGCTGGTGCTGCCGCTGGCCGGCGACCCGGCCAGCGCCGAACAACGCCTGGCGCTGGGCGCCTGGCTGCGCGGCAGCCTGGGCGAAACGCTGACCGTGGTCGACGACGAACGCACCCGCCAGGCCCTGCGCCAGTACGACCCCACCGGCCAGGCGCCGCTGGACGTCAAGGCGCTGCGCCGGCTCGCCTCGGCGCAGCGCGTGCTGCAGCCGAGCCTGCAACGCCAGGGCGCCGGCTGGCGCCTGCAGGCGCTGCTGCATCCGCCCAGCGGCGCGGCGCAGCACATCGACGGACCGACCGCCACCGATCCGGCCGCGGCCTACGCCGCCTGGCTGCCGATCGCATCCAAGGCGCTGCTCGCCGACGGCGCTGCCCTGCCCGACGACCTGCCTGCGCCCGCCGCCCTGCAGGCCTATGCGCGCGGCCTGGCGGCGCGGCAACGCGATGACAGCGCGCAGGCGCTGCAGCAGTTCGCCGCGGCCAGCGCACAGGCACCGCAATCGGCACCATTGCGCCTGGCCGAGGTGGTCGCGGCGCAGGCCATCGGCGAGGAACAGAAGGCGCGTGAGGCACTGGATGCGCGCGCGCCCGTGGCGCCGGCACGGCGGCGCACGCTGGCGCTGCTGGCGGCGCTGCGCCTGGAGGCCGAAGACGATCTCGCCGCCGCCGACCGCGCCTGGCAGGTGCTGGCCACGGCCCGGCCCGACGACAGCGTGGTGCAACTGCAGGTCGCACGCGTCCAGGCGCAGACAGGCCACCTGGACGCAGCGCGCGACCGCCTGCGCACGCTGGCGCAGCGCGATCCCGACGACCCACGGTTGTGGCTGGCGCTGGGCAAGCTGGCGATCCTCAGCGGCAACGCCGCCACCGCGGTGGACGAGGACCTGCTGCGTGCGCAACTGCTGTTCCGCCGCGGGCGCGACCTCTATGGCGAAGCGGAAACGGTGAACGCGCTGGGCGTGGGCTATGGCCGTCTCGGCCTGGCGCAGCAGGCGCAGGCGCAGTATCTGCGCGCCGTGGAGCTGCGCCGGCAGGTCGGCAATCGCCGTGGCGTCGCCACCAGCCTGCGCAACCTGGCCGGCACGCTGAGCATCGGTGGCGCCTTCGCCGAAGCCGAACAGAAGCTGCAGCAGGCACAGGCCCTGTACGCCGAGCTGGGCGACCGCGATGGCCAGGCCGCCGCCGCCAACGAACTCGGCCTGCTGGCCGAGGAGCGCGGCGATTATCCGCAGGCGCTGCAGGCGTTCCGCGGTGCGCTGTCGGCCTGGCGCGCGCTCGGCGATGCGCACGGCGTCGCCGAGACGCTCAACAACATCGGCTTCGCGCACTTCCAGTTGGGCGACCTGGACAGCGCCCAGGCGTTCTGGGAACAGGCCGCACGCGCCTACGCCGACCTCAACGACGCCACCGGCCGCGTGCGCACCGCGCAGAACCTCGGCCTGCTCGCCACCGCGCGCGGCCACTGGGCGCAGGCGCAGAGCTTGCTGACCCAGGCCCTGCGCGAGGCCGAACGCCACCAGATGCTCGAGGAAGTGGCGGTGAGCCGGCGCAACCTGGCCGAACTGGCGTTCTGGCAGGGCCAGCGCGCGGTGGCGCTGACCGAACTGGACCAGGCACAACGGCTGTTCCAGCAGAGCCGCGACCAGCGCGGCCAGACCGACATCGCGCTGTTGCGCGCGCAGGTGTGGCTGGCGCTGGACGACCCGGCGCAGGCGCGGCTGGCGCTGCAGCAGGTGCAGCGGCAAGCGCCCGCCTCGGTGTCCAGCGAACAGCGCGCCGGTGCCGCGCTGCTGCAGGCGCAACTGGACGAGCGCGACGGCAATGCCGCTGCAGCCGCCGCGTCGCTGCGCCAGGCCGAGGCGCTGGCGCGCGCCAGCGGCACCCGCCTGCTGCAACTGCAGGTGCAGGTGCGTGCGGCGCACGACGAACCCGCGCTCGCCGCGCTGGAGGGCGACGTCGCCCGCCTGGGCAACGCCGGGCTGCGCCTGCGCTATCTTCAGCAGGCGCTGCGCTACGGTGCGGCCGACCAGGTGGCGGCGCGCTACGCGCAGGCTCAGGCCCTGCTGCTGCGCGGCAGCCCACTGTTCGCCGCGACGCTGCACGCACAGGCCGCGCAACGCCTGGAGGCGCTCGGCGACCACGCCGCCGCGCAACGCGCCCGCCGCGCCGCGGCGCAGGCCGCCGACGGTTCGTCTGTCGCACGCGCGGGCACCACGCCATGA
- a CDS encoding acyl-CoA dehydrogenase C-terminal domain-containing protein: protein MSTYQAPLTDLRFALHDVLQVEALFARLGHADANAELIDAVLEEAARFTGTVLAPLNRVGDEHGCTLDKATGAVTTAPGFREAYQQFAEGGWTGLTAAAEFGGQGLPHTLGVPLNEMVNAANLAWGNFPLLSHGAVEALKQHGEAWQQEVFLKPLVDGRWTGTMCLTEPHCGTDLGLLKTRAEPNADGSWSVSGTKIFITAGEHDFTDNIVHLVLARLPDAPAGAKGISLLVVPKFKVARDGSVGERNALRCGSLEHKMGIHGSSTCVMNFDGAQGYLVGQPHKGLQAMFTMMNTARLGVGLQGIGLSERAYQNALRYARERLQSRSLSGAKLPEKPADPILVHPDVRRMLLTVKALTEGSRLLALHAATLIDIAHSAQDPAEREQADVLVSFLTPISKACQTEWAVENTYHALQCFGGHGYIHEHGMEQLARDARITTLYEGTTGIQALDLIGRKTASSQGAGLKLFLAQIEAFLTEHADNPAVAEFIAPLREKAAEWAALTKRILQRAAGNPEELGAASYDYVFYSGYVVLAYWWARSVAAAEASAHGEAFKQSKRETARFYYARLLPRTLTHAAAIDSGAAPLMALADAQF, encoded by the coding sequence ATGAGCACCTATCAAGCCCCGTTGACCGATCTCCGCTTCGCGCTGCACGACGTGCTGCAGGTGGAGGCGCTGTTCGCCCGCCTCGGCCATGCCGACGCCAATGCCGAACTGATCGACGCGGTGCTGGAGGAAGCGGCGCGCTTCACCGGCACCGTGCTGGCGCCGCTGAACCGGGTCGGCGACGAGCACGGCTGCACCCTGGACAAGGCCACCGGCGCGGTCACCACCGCCCCCGGCTTCCGCGAGGCCTACCAGCAGTTCGCCGAGGGCGGCTGGACCGGGCTGACCGCCGCCGCCGAGTTCGGCGGCCAGGGCCTGCCGCACACCCTGGGCGTGCCGCTCAACGAGATGGTCAACGCCGCCAACCTGGCCTGGGGCAACTTCCCGCTGCTGTCGCACGGCGCGGTCGAGGCACTCAAGCAGCACGGCGAGGCCTGGCAGCAGGAGGTGTTCCTGAAGCCGCTGGTGGACGGCCGCTGGACCGGCACCATGTGCCTGACCGAGCCGCATTGCGGCACCGACCTGGGGCTGCTCAAGACCCGCGCCGAACCCAACGCCGATGGCAGCTGGTCGGTCAGCGGCACCAAGATCTTCATCACCGCCGGCGAGCACGACTTCACCGACAACATCGTGCACCTGGTGCTGGCACGGCTGCCGGACGCTCCGGCCGGGGCCAAGGGCATCTCGCTGCTGGTGGTGCCGAAGTTCAAGGTCGCCCGCGACGGCAGCGTCGGCGAGCGCAACGCGCTGCGCTGCGGCTCGCTGGAACACAAGATGGGCATCCACGGCTCGTCCACCTGCGTGATGAACTTCGACGGCGCCCAGGGTTACCTGGTCGGGCAGCCGCACAAGGGCCTGCAGGCCATGTTCACCATGATGAACACCGCGCGCCTCGGGGTCGGCCTGCAGGGCATCGGCCTGTCCGAGCGCGCCTACCAGAACGCGCTGCGCTACGCCCGCGAGCGCCTGCAGTCGCGTTCGCTCAGCGGCGCCAAGCTGCCGGAGAAACCCGCCGACCCGATCCTGGTGCATCCGGACGTGCGCCGGATGCTGCTGACGGTGAAGGCGCTGACCGAAGGCAGCCGCCTGCTGGCGCTGCACGCGGCCACCCTGATCGACATCGCGCACAGCGCGCAGGATCCGGCCGAGCGCGAGCAGGCCGATGTGCTGGTCAGCTTCCTCACCCCGATCTCCAAGGCCTGCCAGACCGAATGGGCGGTGGAGAACACCTACCACGCGCTGCAGTGCTTCGGCGGCCACGGCTACATCCACGAGCACGGCATGGAGCAGCTGGCCCGCGATGCGCGCATCACCACCCTGTACGAAGGCACCACCGGCATCCAGGCACTGGACCTGATCGGGCGCAAGACCGCGTCCAGCCAGGGCGCCGGGCTGAAGCTGTTCCTGGCGCAGATCGAGGCCTTCCTGACCGAGCACGCCGACAACCCGGCGGTGGCCGAGTTCATCGCCCCGCTGCGCGAGAAGGCCGCCGAGTGGGCGGCGCTGACCAAGCGCATCCTGCAGCGCGCCGCCGGCAATCCCGAGGAACTGGGCGCGGCCAGCTACGACTACGTGTTCTATTCCGGCTACGTGGTGCTGGCCTACTGGTGGGCGCGCAGCGTCGCCGCGGCCGAGGCCTCAGCGCACGGCGAGGCGTTCAAGCAGTCCAAGCGCGAGACCGCGCGCTTCTACTACGCGCGCCTGCTGCCGCGCACGCTGACCCACGCCGCGGCCATCGACAGCGGCGCCGCGCCGCTGATGGCGCTGGCCGACGCGCAATTCTGA
- a CDS encoding sensor histidine kinase, which yields MTDATAADRYRLLLQRLEANEREFRRLGRAVVKVQEDERRRLARELHDGVGQNLTVLKHRLAQLGAALGSAEAALRTPLEEAIQLCTQALEDTRQMSRLLRPPILDDLGLEAALGWLGRSQSAAGAIPVAVEIGPLPALDEALQTLLFRSAQEALTNALKHAAAQSVLLRLVARDGWAQLQVLDDGRGFDPQQALAAGGSGLSGLRERLRLSGGSLRLQSSPGEGCCVQIRVPLEAD from the coding sequence ATGACCGACGCAACCGCCGCCGACCGCTACCGCCTGCTGCTGCAGCGCCTGGAAGCCAACGAGCGCGAGTTCCGCCGCCTCGGCCGCGCGGTGGTCAAGGTCCAGGAGGACGAGCGTCGGCGCCTGGCGCGCGAGCTGCACGACGGCGTCGGCCAGAACCTCACCGTGCTCAAGCACCGGCTGGCGCAACTGGGCGCGGCGCTCGGCAGCGCCGAGGCGGCGCTGCGCACACCGCTGGAGGAGGCCATCCAACTGTGCACGCAGGCACTGGAAGACACCCGGCAGATGTCGCGGCTGCTGCGCCCGCCGATCCTCGACGACCTGGGGCTGGAGGCCGCGCTGGGTTGGCTCGGCCGCAGCCAGTCCGCCGCCGGCGCCATCCCGGTCGCGGTCGAGATCGGCCCGCTGCCGGCGCTGGACGAAGCGCTGCAGACCCTGCTGTTCCGCAGCGCGCAGGAGGCGCTGACCAATGCGCTGAAGCACGCGGCTGCGCAGTCGGTGCTGCTGCGGCTGGTCGCCCGCGACGGCTGGGCGCAGTTGCAGGTACTCGACGACGGCCGCGGCTTCGATCCGCAGCAGGCGCTGGCGGCCGGTGGCAGCGGCCTGAGCGGACTGCGCGAACGCCTGCGCCTGAGCGGCGGCAGCCTGCGCCTGCAATCGTCGCCGGGCGAAGGCTGCTGCGTGCAGATCCGGGTCCCGCTGGAGGCCGATTGA
- the dxs gene encoding 1-deoxy-D-xylulose-5-phosphate synthase has protein sequence MIDPTRYPRLSRIQVPEELRRFDESELPAIAEELRAFLIECVGKSGGHFGAGLGVIELTVALHYLYDTPVDQLVWDVGHQTYPHKILTGRRDRIHTVKQADGVAPFPKREESEYDTFGVGHSSTSISAALGMAVALQRMGDERKVVAVIGDGAMTAGMAYEALNHAGGMDPEPNLLVILNDNRMSISEAVGGVTKMLGRMSGSKTLNAIREGGKKILGDKKSNPTARFVRRWEEHWKGMFVPSTLFEEMGFHYTGPIDGHDLPALLGALKTLKTLKGPQLLHVITTKGKGYELAEGDQIGYHAVGPFDPSKGLVAKPGAKAPTYTDVFGDWICDMAAAEPALLAITPAMREGSGLVRFSKEYPQRYFDVAIAEQHAVTLAAGMAVHGAKPVVAIYSTFLQRGYDQLVHDVAVQQLDVLFAIDRGGVVGPDGATHAGNLDLSFLRCVPHLVVMAPADEAECRQLLSTGLRHPGPAAVRYPRGTGPGIAPGSTLDTLPIGKAQLRAQGHSVALLAFGATLAAAEQVGRELGLSVVNMRFVKPLDRTLLLELAQSHEGFVTIEDNVVAGGAGSGVAELFNAEGVLRPVLHLGLPDAFQHHASREQLLAEAGIDAAGIRAAVLKRWPQLGTSASAPRTAAG, from the coding sequence ATGATCGACCCCACCCGCTATCCGCGCCTCTCGCGCATCCAGGTCCCCGAAGAACTGCGTCGCTTCGATGAATCGGAGCTGCCGGCCATCGCCGAGGAACTGCGCGCCTTTCTGATCGAGTGCGTCGGCAAGAGCGGCGGCCACTTCGGCGCCGGCCTGGGCGTGATCGAGCTCACCGTCGCCCTGCACTACCTGTACGACACGCCGGTCGACCAACTGGTGTGGGACGTCGGCCACCAGACCTATCCGCACAAGATCCTGACCGGGCGCCGCGACCGCATCCACACCGTCAAGCAGGCCGATGGCGTGGCGCCGTTCCCCAAGCGCGAGGAAAGCGAGTACGACACCTTCGGCGTCGGCCACTCCTCCACCTCGATCTCGGCCGCACTGGGCATGGCGGTGGCGCTGCAGCGCATGGGCGACGAACGCAAGGTGGTGGCGGTGATCGGCGACGGCGCGATGACCGCGGGCATGGCCTACGAAGCGCTGAACCACGCCGGCGGCATGGACCCGGAACCGAACCTGCTGGTGATCCTCAACGACAACCGCATGTCGATCTCCGAGGCGGTCGGCGGGGTCACCAAGATGCTGGGCCGGATGAGCGGCAGCAAGACCCTCAATGCCATCCGCGAGGGCGGCAAGAAGATCCTCGGCGACAAGAAGAGCAACCCCACCGCACGCTTCGTGCGCCGCTGGGAAGAGCACTGGAAGGGCATGTTCGTGCCGTCCACGCTGTTCGAGGAAATGGGCTTCCACTACACCGGCCCGATCGACGGCCACGACCTGCCGGCGCTGCTGGGCGCGTTGAAGACGCTCAAGACCCTCAAGGGTCCGCAGTTGCTGCACGTCATCACCACCAAGGGCAAGGGCTACGAACTGGCCGAGGGCGACCAGATCGGCTACCACGCGGTCGGCCCGTTCGATCCGAGCAAGGGCCTGGTGGCCAAGCCGGGCGCCAAGGCGCCGACCTACACCGACGTGTTCGGCGACTGGATCTGCGACATGGCCGCGGCCGAGCCGGCGCTGCTGGCGATCACCCCGGCGATGCGCGAAGGCTCGGGCCTGGTGCGCTTCAGCAAGGAATACCCGCAGCGCTATTTCGACGTGGCCATCGCCGAGCAGCATGCGGTGACCCTGGCCGCCGGCATGGCCGTGCACGGCGCCAAGCCTGTCGTGGCGATCTATTCCACCTTCCTGCAGCGCGGCTACGACCAGCTGGTGCACGACGTTGCGGTGCAGCAGCTCGACGTGCTGTTCGCGATCGACCGCGGCGGCGTGGTCGGCCCGGACGGCGCCACCCATGCCGGCAACCTGGACCTGAGTTTCCTGCGCTGCGTGCCGCACCTGGTGGTGATGGCGCCGGCCGACGAAGCCGAGTGCCGGCAACTGCTCAGCACCGGCCTGCGCCATCCCGGTCCGGCCGCGGTGCGCTACCCGCGCGGCACCGGCCCCGGGATCGCGCCGGGGAGCACGCTGGACACCCTGCCGATTGGCAAGGCCCAGCTGCGCGCTCAGGGCCACAGCGTGGCGCTGCTGGCGTTCGGCGCGACCCTGGCGGCGGCCGAACAGGTCGGCCGCGAGCTCGGCCTGAGCGTGGTCAACATGCGCTTCGTCAAGCCGCTGGACCGCACCCTGCTGCTGGAACTGGCGCAGAGCCACGAAGGCTTCGTGACCATCGAGGACAACGTGGTGGCCGGCGGTGCCGGCTCCGGCGTGGCCGAACTGTTCAACGCCGAAGGCGTGCTGCGCCCGGTGCTGCACTTGGGCCTGCCCGACGCGTTCCAGCACCACGCCAGCCGCGAGCAATTGCTCGCCGAAGCCGGCATCGACGCCGCCGGCATCCGCGCCGCGGTACTGAAGCGCTGGCCGCAACTGGGCACCAGCGCCAGCGCACCGCGCACTGCGGCAGGCTGA
- a CDS encoding DUF6689 family protein — MFARVCLLFCAVAAPGGLAAQPLPVQVEVSGNVATAAIGAAPHPLAEVTLEFDSASDLNPGSLGLSAELLTPAQVTALLPRLPSTQAGQVPAQLPLLITVTPPPNGGLSFRRVVHVELHTHALAYTADSTLRLVKAPLGGDFRDITDEIAPGSVRARGTTGGFSQFIVIHDLRPTATVVAAKLNRLQTLVAQLPASEAAPLASMLNSVQSTLANADYTAATVALDGFREQVSARAGQGIAQTWNAGMSEGNPAGELLAGAATLRFSIDYQRLYAP; from the coding sequence ATGTTCGCAAGGGTTTGCCTGCTGTTCTGCGCCGTGGCGGCGCCCGGCGGGCTCGCCGCGCAACCGCTGCCGGTGCAGGTGGAGGTGAGCGGCAACGTGGCGACGGCGGCGATCGGCGCCGCTCCGCACCCGCTGGCCGAGGTGACGCTGGAATTCGACAGCGCCAGCGATCTCAACCCGGGTAGCCTGGGCCTGAGCGCAGAGCTGCTGACCCCGGCACAGGTCACTGCCTTGCTGCCGCGACTGCCCAGCACGCAAGCCGGCCAGGTGCCAGCGCAGTTGCCGCTGCTGATCACGGTGACGCCGCCGCCGAACGGTGGCCTGTCGTTCCGCCGGGTCGTGCATGTGGAACTGCACACGCATGCGCTGGCCTACACCGCCGACAGCACCCTGCGCCTGGTCAAAGCGCCGCTGGGAGGCGATTTCCGCGACATCACCGACGAGATCGCGCCCGGCAGCGTGCGCGCCCGCGGCACCACCGGCGGCTTCTCGCAGTTCATCGTGATCCACGACCTGCGCCCGACCGCCACGGTGGTGGCCGCCAAATTGAACCGTCTGCAAACGCTGGTGGCGCAGTTGCCGGCCAGCGAGGCAGCACCGCTGGCGAGCATGCTGAACAGCGTGCAGAGCACCCTGGCCAATGCCGACTACACCGCCGCCACGGTGGCGCTGGACGGGTTCCGCGAGCAAGTGTCGGCGCGCGCCGGCCAGGGCATCGCGCAGACCTGGAACGCCGGCATGAGCGAGGGCAACCCCGCCGGCGAACTGCTGGCCGGCGCGGCGACCCTGCGCTTCTCCATCGACTACCAACGCCTCTACGCGCCTTGA
- a CDS encoding FHA domain-containing protein: MPARLTAYLPDAPAPTLLLTAGQTLAIGRAADNALALEHPSVSRWHARLQPQADGHWQLHDLGSKNGSFRDGVRVAAPIALETATWLRFGDIYAEFAPLSAADAEQAERRQRARCDRATALTQGLAQVGGLDDLLGASLDAVVELAQAERGVLVLAEPQGPRIAASHGTGPMPLQRGLAGSEGALQRALRDGRATVAHDVGGVPWLAERASVCAAGLRTMLCLPLRDGTRVLGAIYADSRRAGSAIGALDMQLLEAFCERAALWIAARQALRDSGAEVGPA, translated from the coding sequence ATGCCCGCGCGCCTGACCGCCTACCTGCCCGACGCGCCGGCGCCGACGCTGCTGCTCACCGCCGGGCAGACGCTGGCGATCGGCCGCGCGGCGGACAACGCGCTGGCGCTGGAACATCCCTCGGTGTCGCGCTGGCATGCGCGGCTGCAGCCGCAGGCCGACGGCCACTGGCAGCTGCACGACCTGGGCAGCAAGAACGGCAGCTTCCGCGACGGGGTGCGCGTGGCCGCACCGATCGCGTTGGAGACGGCGACCTGGCTGCGCTTCGGCGACATCTACGCCGAGTTCGCCCCGCTCAGCGCGGCCGATGCGGAACAGGCCGAGCGCCGCCAGCGCGCCCGCTGCGATCGCGCCACCGCGCTCACCCAGGGGCTGGCCCAGGTCGGTGGACTCGACGACCTGCTCGGCGCCAGCCTGGACGCGGTGGTCGAACTGGCCCAGGCCGAACGCGGCGTGCTGGTCCTGGCCGAACCGCAGGGCCCGCGTATCGCCGCCAGCCATGGCACCGGGCCGATGCCGCTGCAGCGCGGCCTCGCCGGCAGCGAGGGGGCGCTGCAACGGGCCCTGCGCGACGGCCGGGCCACCGTGGCCCACGACGTCGGCGGCGTGCCCTGGCTGGCCGAGCGTGCCTCGGTCTGCGCCGCCGGCCTGCGCACTATGCTGTGCCTGCCACTGCGCGACGGCACGCGCGTGCTCGGCGCGATCTATGCCGACAGCCGCCGCGCCGGCAGCGCCATCGGCGCGCTGGACATGCAGCTGCTCGAGGCCTTCTGCGAGCGCGCCGCGCTGTGGATCGCCGCACGCCAGGCGCTGCGCGACAGCGGCGCCGAGGTCGGGCCGGCATGA
- a CDS encoding response regulator transcription factor produces MNAPIRVLIADDHTLVRESLVAVLDAVAGIQVVAQAADGIEALAKAEATRPDVAIVDISMPRLNGIDVVRRLGEIVPLARILVLTMHEEHEYVLHAVRAGASGYLLKDSASADLIAAVRNLHAGRGHFSPQAAQALVTQMQQPQALPPDPYRSLTAREREVFHLIVEGRTTKEIARVLQISVKTAENHRFRVLNKLGMRNTAELVRYAVRHRLLD; encoded by the coding sequence ATGAACGCCCCGATCCGTGTCCTCATCGCCGACGACCACACCCTGGTGCGCGAAAGCCTGGTCGCTGTGCTCGACGCCGTGGCCGGCATCCAGGTGGTGGCGCAGGCCGCCGACGGCATCGAGGCGCTGGCCAAGGCCGAGGCGACCCGCCCGGACGTGGCGATCGTGGACATCTCCATGCCGCGGCTCAACGGCATCGACGTGGTGCGGCGGCTGGGCGAGATCGTGCCGCTTGCGCGGATCCTGGTGCTGACCATGCACGAGGAGCACGAGTACGTGCTGCACGCGGTGCGCGCCGGCGCCTCCGGCTACCTGCTCAAGGACAGCGCCAGCGCCGACCTGATCGCCGCCGTGCGCAACCTGCACGCCGGCCGCGGCCACTTCTCGCCGCAGGCGGCGCAGGCGCTGGTGACGCAGATGCAGCAGCCGCAGGCGCTGCCGCCCGACCCCTACCGCAGCCTGACCGCGCGCGAGCGCGAGGTGTTCCACCTGATCGTGGAAGGCCGCACCACCAAGGAAATCGCGCGGGTGCTGCAGATCAGCGTCAAGACCGCCGAGAACCACCGCTTCCGCGTGCTCAACAAGCTGGGCATGCGCAATACCGCCGAACTGGTGCGCTACGCCGTGCGCCACCGCCTGCTCGACTGA